From Thermus albus, one genomic window encodes:
- a CDS encoding class III lanthipeptide yields the protein MKVLSLQRMTVRQDPGFAAASWTSSFSACCSKAM from the coding sequence ATGAAGGTTCTCAGCCTCCAGAGGATGACCGTGCGGCAGGATCCAGGCTTTGCTGCAGCCAGCTGGACGAGCAGCTTCAGCGCCTGTTGTAGCAAGGCAATGTAA
- a CDS encoding ParA family protein, with amino-acid sequence MILAVTGFKGGVGKTTTAVHLASFLSAWAPTLLVDGDPNRSATGWHARGGLPVKVVDERVASRYAREYTHVVIDTQARPSKEDLKALAEGVDLLILPTTPDALALEALLATLEALRGSGARYRVLLTMIPPRPSRDGDEARSLLESHGVPLFRGRIRRAAAFPKAALLGVPVYQVPDPRARLAWEDYREVGQEIMEVPG; translated from the coding sequence ATGATCCTGGCTGTCACGGGCTTCAAGGGGGGAGTAGGCAAGACCACTACCGCTGTCCACCTGGCCAGCTTCCTATCAGCGTGGGCCCCCACCCTCTTGGTGGACGGGGATCCCAACCGCTCCGCCACGGGCTGGCACGCCCGGGGAGGCCTTCCCGTGAAGGTGGTGGATGAAAGGGTGGCCAGCCGCTACGCTCGGGAGTACACCCACGTGGTCATCGACACCCAGGCCAGGCCCTCAAAGGAGGACCTGAAGGCGCTGGCGGAGGGGGTAGACCTCCTGATTCTGCCCACCACCCCCGATGCCCTTGCTTTGGAGGCCCTCCTGGCCACCCTGGAAGCCCTCAGGGGGTCAGGGGCCAGGTATCGGGTTCTCCTCACCATGATCCCCCCACGTCCAAGCCGGGACGGGGATGAGGCCAGAAGCCTGCTGGAAAGCCATGGGGTTCCCCTTTTTCGAGGGCGGATCCGTCGGGCCGCCGCCTTTCCCAAGGCAGCCCTCCTGGGGGTACCGGTGTACCAGGTGCCGGATCCCCGGGCTCGCCTAGCCTGGGAGGATTACCGAGAGGTGGGGCAGGAGATAATGGAGGTGCCAGGATGA
- a CDS encoding ATP-binding protein → MNLHELLLERIDELVGELLPGAQRLRHEFRVGSIDGERGSSLSIDAKTGLWIDHNPGAPEPRQGNLLTLIQAVKGLSPEEAFRWAREWLRGRGVGLDPYRDSQGKGGKVRRKGGAEKGPSSKNSGTELPQVLKTPGPQNTQVPENREDPFAHPRFLDLLKPKNEQGEPLDPASEEVAKRHVNRLLHTEAALEYLRGRGLDTRVVRRFYLGLDNPGEVRDALAYPVMGPDGIPVRRYLYYAIPGLTQGAKGKGWGRGKPTTYWAIPPLEGSFIRRRLFICEGAKDGWILWLKLLGQPWASDLAVATSTHGSAIPEAWQDPLFWAPWEEVYLGQDADEAGEAMARKVAALARRPVVRVRVPEGMGKDWTDYFLSQGTPEGFRLLLEAGERWSPEREDGESGGVRLPNPVDINRAFINGHLYVPVRILENRGEEGARYRTVVIRSDGAVLGWGYLPAPRGTSLEDRVLALDDGTIIRKPPKAPAGSSWSEKAINRFLKAREAGKSAMTLRPPDLPRLIIQHLRQVLLPRENDYVLAALVVMTSYVQAVFDAVPLVLIVGPPGSGKTELARLMADVGANGVVITGQTSAATAARLIDETGGLVAFDDLEEVRQRSGSAEASNLEQFLKVSYKKETALKQWTDTKGMRVQTLNFFGVKVITNTQGTGEILGSRMFTIRTVRLKDLGYRDRPTGLTPEGLQELRDNLYIWAMENAPSLHQLYRERFSGKGDRLEEIAAPLRTIAHHLGDPDLLSRLEEALQRQAEGQGGMPTDAEIVEVALKELIRQGYYSHVALVHVIMEARRQVGDSWGRERTNDIPRWQDPKWVGQIVRNYGYAEPASLRPRLWERQYRVMKLDPSFVERVVKELLDSGVQPEPHRQPLAFCLETACEECPYLNLCDMKQDKEKWVQKYGKAKMEYLKKQREEEFRSLIGPDLVFFVGEPDEEQNTAGKA, encoded by the coding sequence ATGAACCTGCACGAGCTACTCCTCGAACGGATCGATGAGCTGGTGGGGGAGCTCCTCCCAGGTGCCCAACGGCTGAGGCACGAGTTCCGGGTGGGATCCATCGATGGGGAAAGGGGCAGCAGCCTCAGCATCGATGCCAAAACCGGCCTTTGGATCGACCACAACCCCGGAGCTCCTGAACCCCGGCAGGGCAACCTCCTCACCCTCATCCAGGCGGTGAAGGGCCTCTCCCCCGAGGAGGCCTTCCGCTGGGCCAGGGAATGGCTGAGGGGGCGCGGTGTGGGCTTAGATCCTTATCGGGACTCCCAGGGAAAAGGGGGTAAGGTGAGGCGAAAAGGAGGGGCTGAAAAGGGTCCCTCCTCCAAAAACTCAGGTACTGAGCTGCCCCAGGTTCTGAAGACTCCAGGACCCCAAAACACCCAGGTACCTGAGAACCGAGAAGATCCCTTCGCCCATCCCCGCTTTCTCGACCTGCTGAAGCCAAAGAACGAACAGGGAGAGCCCCTGGATCCCGCCTCGGAGGAGGTGGCAAAGCGCCACGTCAACCGACTCCTCCATACGGAAGCGGCCCTGGAGTACCTGCGGGGACGGGGGCTGGACACCCGGGTGGTGCGGCGCTTCTACCTGGGGCTGGACAATCCAGGGGAGGTACGCGATGCTCTTGCCTACCCCGTTATGGGGCCTGACGGGATCCCCGTCCGCCGCTACCTCTACTACGCCATCCCTGGCCTTACCCAAGGGGCTAAGGGGAAGGGGTGGGGCAGGGGGAAGCCTACCACCTACTGGGCCATTCCTCCCCTTGAGGGCTCCTTCATCCGCCGCAGGCTCTTCATCTGCGAGGGGGCCAAGGACGGCTGGATCCTCTGGCTGAAGCTCCTGGGGCAGCCCTGGGCCAGCGACCTGGCGGTGGCCACCTCCACGCACGGATCTGCCATCCCTGAGGCCTGGCAGGATCCCCTTTTCTGGGCCCCTTGGGAAGAGGTCTACCTGGGCCAGGATGCGGATGAGGCTGGCGAAGCGATGGCCCGCAAGGTGGCCGCCCTGGCCCGGAGGCCCGTGGTGCGGGTGCGGGTCCCCGAAGGTATGGGGAAAGACTGGACGGACTACTTCCTCTCCCAGGGTACCCCAGAGGGCTTCCGCCTCCTGCTGGAGGCGGGGGAACGCTGGTCCCCGGAGCGGGAGGATGGGGAAAGCGGGGGTGTACGGCTCCCCAACCCCGTGGACATCAACCGGGCCTTTATCAACGGGCACCTCTACGTGCCCGTGCGCATCCTGGAGAACCGAGGGGAGGAAGGGGCGCGGTACCGCACGGTGGTGATCCGCTCGGATGGAGCGGTGCTGGGCTGGGGGTATTTGCCTGCTCCCCGTGGCACCTCCCTGGAGGACCGGGTCCTGGCCCTGGACGACGGAACCATCATCCGTAAGCCGCCCAAGGCCCCCGCGGGTAGTTCCTGGAGCGAAAAGGCCATCAACCGCTTCCTGAAGGCCAGGGAGGCTGGGAAGAGCGCCATGACCCTGCGCCCCCCAGACCTGCCCAGGCTGATCATCCAGCACCTGCGGCAAGTCCTCCTTCCCCGGGAGAACGACTACGTCCTGGCCGCCTTGGTGGTAATGACCTCCTATGTGCAAGCGGTATTCGACGCTGTACCCCTGGTGCTCATCGTGGGCCCCCCCGGTTCGGGAAAAACGGAGCTGGCCCGGCTTATGGCGGATGTGGGAGCCAACGGGGTAGTGATCACGGGGCAGACCAGCGCGGCTACCGCCGCCCGGCTGATCGACGAAACCGGGGGACTGGTGGCCTTCGACGACCTGGAGGAGGTCCGCCAGCGCTCGGGCAGCGCCGAAGCCTCCAACCTGGAGCAGTTCCTCAAGGTGTCCTACAAGAAGGAAACCGCCCTCAAGCAGTGGACGGACACCAAGGGCATGAGGGTCCAGACCCTTAACTTTTTCGGGGTAAAGGTGATCACCAACACCCAGGGCACCGGGGAGATCCTGGGAAGCCGGATGTTCACCATCCGCACCGTTCGCCTTAAGGATCTGGGCTACCGGGACCGGCCCACGGGGCTTACCCCCGAAGGCCTTCAGGAGCTCCGGGACAACCTCTACATCTGGGCCATGGAAAACGCCCCCAGCCTCCACCAGCTCTACCGGGAGAGGTTCTCTGGCAAGGGCGACCGCCTGGAGGAAATCGCCGCCCCGTTGCGCACCATCGCCCACCACTTGGGGGATCCCGACCTCCTTTCCCGCCTGGAGGAAGCCCTCCAGCGGCAGGCGGAAGGACAGGGGGGCATGCCCACGGATGCGGAGATAGTGGAGGTGGCCCTAAAGGAACTGATCCGCCAGGGGTACTACTCCCACGTGGCCCTGGTGCACGTCATCATGGAGGCCAGAAGGCAGGTTGGGGATAGCTGGGGACGCGAACGGACCAACGACATCCCCCGGTGGCAGGATCCCAAATGGGTGGGCCAGATCGTCCGCAACTACGGCTACGCCGAACCCGCATCGCTCCGCCCACGCCTTTGGGAGCGGCAGTACCGGGTGATGAAGCTGGACCCCTCCTTCGTGGAGCGGGTGGTGAAGGAGTTGCTGGACAGCGGAGTCCAGCCAGAACCCCATAGGCAACCCCTGGCCTTCTGCTTGGAAACCGCATGCGAAGAATGCCCTTACCTGAACCTGTGCGACATGAAACAGGACAAGGAGAAATGGGTCCAGAAGTATGGGAAGGCCAAGATGGAGTACCTCAAAAAGCAGAGGGAAGAGGAATTCAGGTCCCTCATCGGCCCCGATCTCGTCTTTTTTGTGGGTGAGCCAGATGAAGAGCAAAACACGGCCGGAAAAGCCTGA